In Macrobrachium rosenbergii isolate ZJJX-2024 chromosome 19, ASM4041242v1, whole genome shotgun sequence, the following are encoded in one genomic region:
- the LOC136848451 gene encoding keratin, type II cytoskeletal 3-like yields the protein MNFLRSIFVVAVVMAVVCSTLAMPGGLGYGLGGLGGGLGYGLGGGYGGVSVVRPVVSKVVTVGKGFGGLGGFGGLGGFGGLGGFGGLGGLGGLGGYGGRYGGYGW from the exons TTTGTGGTGGCCGTTGTTATGGCTGTGGTCTGCTCAACCTTAGCCATGCCTGGTGGATTAGGCTATGGATTAGGAGGACTGGGTGGAGGATTAGGCTACGGATTGGGTGGTGGATATGGCGGTGTATCTGTTGTCCG ACCGGTGGTAAGCAAAGTCGTTACCGTCGGCAAAGGATTCGGTGGACTTGGAGGATTCGGAGGACTTGGAGGATTCGGAGGACTTGGCGGATTCGGAGGACTTGGAGGATTAGGAGGACTTGGAGGATATGGAGGACGTTATGGTGGCTATGGATGGTAA